The sequence ACGTTTTGAGAGAGAAGCAAATGCCAATAGCCCATTTAGTTGATCTTGGTTTTGGTGGCTGCCATATGTCTGTAGCTGTGAAAAAAAACAGTGGTTATAAAAGAGCTGCTGATCTACCTCCTCATTGCAGGGTTGCGAGTAAATTTACACATTGTTCGAGGTCGTATTTTGACGATCTAGATCTTCCTGTTGAACTTGTTCACCTCACTGGCTCGGTAGAACTTGGACCAATCACTGGTATGGCAGAAGCCATTGTTGATTTGGTCGCTTCTGGACGTACTCTTCGTGATAACGGACTTGTAGCAATTGAAGATCTTTTCTATTCAACGGCTCGCTTGGTTGGGAACCCACTTTCCTTGCGGTTAGATCGTGGTGAGCTTCAATCAATTCTTGAAGCAATTCGCTCTCAGCAACAGCTACCCGAGTTTCTAGGCTGATGGGATCAAATGATTTCCAGCGGATAAAACGATTAGGACGTTATCTACGCCAAGATAGGAAGAGGTTATTAATAATCTTTTTAATTCTTGTTCCTGTTGCTGTCGCAGGAGCTATTCAACCCCTTTTAGTAGGACAGGCAATAAGTGTCCTCAGGGGTGAGGCAACACTCTCCTTTCTTAATGACTTACCTCTAAGAGTTGCGATAAGACTTTTGATAGGCATTTTGTTGATTTCGGTTCTCTTTCGTTTGGTTTTA comes from Prochlorococcus sp. MIT 1307 and encodes:
- the hisG gene encoding ATP phosphoribosyltransferase, encoding MITVALAKGALLKDSVSSFAKAGLDFSTVLESGNRQLMIPSRCGRAKALLVRNGDVPVYVAYGQAQLGVVGYDVLREKQMPIAHLVDLGFGGCHMSVAVKKNSGYKRAADLPPHCRVASKFTHCSRSYFDDLDLPVELVHLTGSVELGPITGMAEAIVDLVASGRTLRDNGLVAIEDLFYSTARLVGNPLSLRLDRGELQSILEAIRSQQQLPEFLG